One segment of Yersinia kristensenii DNA contains the following:
- a CDS encoding response regulator — translation MTQNHTIMIVDDHPLMRRGIKQLLELDSNFNVIAEANCGSDAITEAAACQPDVILLDLNMKGMSGLDTLKALRHEGIDARIIVLTVSDARSDVYAMIDAGADGYLLKDSEPEILLENIRLAAKGEPVFSDEVAQYLSSRHEQVNPFSELTERELDVLQEVARGMSNKQVAFELHISEETVKVHIRNLLRKLNVRSRVAATILFLENKKY, via the coding sequence ATGACCCAAAATCACACCATTATGATCGTTGATGATCATCCCCTGATGCGCCGTGGGATAAAACAGTTACTTGAACTGGATAGCAATTTTAATGTGATTGCTGAAGCCAACTGCGGCAGCGATGCTATTACCGAAGCGGCCGCGTGTCAGCCGGATGTCATTCTGCTCGATCTGAACATGAAAGGAATGTCTGGGCTGGATACATTGAAAGCCTTACGCCATGAAGGCATTGATGCGCGAATTATTGTTTTGACCGTCTCTGATGCGCGCAGTGATGTGTATGCAATGATAGATGCCGGGGCGGATGGCTATCTGCTCAAAGACAGCGAACCTGAAATATTGCTAGAAAATATCCGCCTTGCCGCCAAGGGGGAGCCAGTATTCAGTGATGAGGTCGCACAGTATTTATCTTCCCGACACGAACAGGTTAATCCATTCTCTGAATTAACCGAGCGGGAATTAGATGTTTTGCAAGAGGTCGCACGCGGAATGTCCAATAAACAGGTCGCATTTGAGTTACACATTTCCGAAGAAACGGTAAAAGTGCATATTCGTAATTTATTACGAAAACTGAATGTTCGCTCGCGTGTTGCGGCAACTATTCTATTTTTAGAAAATAAAAAATACTAA